Proteins from a genomic interval of Beijerinckia indica subsp. indica ATCC 9039:
- the metG gene encoding methionine--tRNA ligase encodes MAGRPRFYLTTAIPYANGAPHIGHAYERLACDAITRFKRLDGYDVLFVTGMDEHGQKMQQTAARDHITPQELADRTAAQFAAMGLALDAPTDDVVRTTEPRHHVAAQEIWNRMAANGDIYLSKYPGWYSVRDEAFFDEGELTEGPNGTKLAPTGAPVEWVEEESYYFKLSAYQERLLAHYQAHPDFITPEKYRNEIVSFVERGLTDLSISRSTFDWGIPVPGDAKHVMYVWVDALTNYITATGFPDAEAPRAVFWPADAHVIGKDITRFHAIYWPAFLMSAGIALPKQIVVHGFLFNRGEKMSKSVGNVIDPLTLIETYGLDPFRYFFLREVPFGQDGNYSHEAIVNRTNADLANDLGNLAQRSLSMLAKNCGGKVPQPGAFSEADKAILDLSRALVEKSRDLMQDFSLHLILGEIWRVVGEANRYFAGEEPWIKRKTDPARMETILYVTAEVLRRVAILTQPFIPQSASKLLDSLGVAAEARLFIHVEEGPDLPPGTVLPTPVPIFPRIETEAKS; translated from the coding sequence ATGGCCGGCCGCCCCCGCTTCTATCTCACGACCGCCATTCCCTATGCCAATGGCGCTCCCCATATCGGCCATGCCTATGAGCGGCTCGCCTGCGACGCGATCACCCGTTTCAAGCGGCTCGATGGCTATGACGTGCTGTTCGTGACCGGCATGGACGAGCACGGCCAAAAAATGCAGCAGACGGCCGCCCGCGACCATATCACACCGCAGGAACTGGCCGACCGCACGGCCGCTCAATTCGCTGCTATGGGGCTCGCGCTTGACGCACCGACCGATGATGTCGTGCGCACGACGGAGCCACGCCATCATGTAGCGGCGCAAGAGATCTGGAACCGTATGGCCGCCAATGGCGATATTTATCTCTCCAAATATCCCGGCTGGTATTCGGTCCGCGATGAGGCTTTCTTCGACGAGGGTGAACTGACCGAGGGGCCCAATGGCACCAAGCTCGCTCCAACCGGCGCGCCGGTCGAATGGGTCGAGGAAGAGAGCTATTATTTCAAGCTTTCAGCCTATCAAGAGCGCTTGCTCGCGCATTATCAGGCCCATCCGGATTTCATCACACCCGAGAAATATCGCAACGAGATCGTCTCTTTCGTCGAGCGCGGCTTGACCGATCTTTCGATCAGCCGCTCGACCTTCGACTGGGGCATTCCCGTGCCGGGCGATGCCAAACATGTCATGTATGTCTGGGTCGATGCCCTGACCAATTATATTACCGCCACGGGTTTCCCTGATGCGGAGGCGCCGCGCGCGGTTTTCTGGCCGGCCGATGCGCATGTGATCGGCAAGGATATCACCCGCTTCCACGCGATTTACTGGCCGGCGTTCCTGATGTCGGCTGGAATTGCTCTGCCAAAACAGATCGTCGTGCATGGATTTCTGTTCAACCGCGGCGAGAAAATGTCGAAATCAGTGGGCAATGTCATCGACCCGCTGACTTTGATCGAGACTTATGGCCTCGACCCATTCCGCTATTTCTTCCTCCGCGAAGTGCCGTTCGGCCAGGATGGCAATTATTCGCATGAAGCGATCGTCAACCGCACCAATGCCGATCTCGCCAATGACCTTGGCAATCTGGCGCAGCGCTCGCTCTCCATGCTCGCCAAAAATTGCGGGGGTAAGGTGCCGCAGCCCGGCGCCTTCAGCGAGGCCGACAAAGCGATCCTCGACCTCTCCCGCGCCCTGGTCGAAAAGAGCCGGGATCTGATGCAGGATTTCTCGCTGCATCTTATCTTAGGCGAAATCTGGCGCGTCGTTGGCGAGGCCAATCGCTATTTCGCGGGCGAAGAGCCGTGGATCAAGCGCAAGACCGATCCCGCTCGCATGGAGACCATTCTCTATGTGACAGCAGAAGTGTTGCGGCGGGTCGCTATTCTGACTCAGCCTTTCATTCCGCAATCGGCCTCGAAATTGCTCGATTCTCTGGGTGTCGCGGCGGAAGCTCGCCTTTTCATCCATGTGGAAGAAGGCCCTGATCTGCCCCCCGGCACGGTTTTGCCGACACCTGTGCCGATCTTTCCCCGTATCGAAACGGAAGCCAAGTCATAG
- a CDS encoding DNA polymerase III subunit delta', whose product MPAETDQILDSDLYAGTRHPRETYALIGHEAAEASLLAAYRGNVLPQAILLGGPMGIGKATLAWRLARFLLAHPAPHAPEVTAATTLHVPQTHPISHQIASLAHPDLVLLRREWNERGKKFFSEIRVDDVRRTTHLFQQAAGAGGYRIAIIDSVEDLNASGANALLKLIEEPPPRSLFLLISHRPGHVLPTLRSRCRLMSLKPLSDEALAAIIAELGPPWTDSESARHQASLLSLAQAAHGSLHPLLRRLDPNGRGIEATVNRLLGDLPRVDWRGVHVLADQIATDPDNNLEILRTTIFDWLDARLHAQTRQMGSVMPLDLHSLAPLAEVWDKVTSDLREAEALNLDKRQLILSLFTDLAAAVEASTPVLHL is encoded by the coding sequence ATGCCCGCTGAGACCGACCAGATCCTTGATTCCGATCTTTATGCTGGCACTAGGCATCCGCGTGAAACCTATGCCTTGATCGGGCATGAAGCGGCTGAAGCGAGCCTCCTTGCGGCCTATCGCGGCAATGTGCTGCCGCAGGCCATTCTTCTCGGCGGGCCGATGGGGATCGGCAAAGCGACGCTGGCCTGGCGGCTCGCGCGCTTTCTCCTGGCGCATCCCGCCCCCCATGCGCCCGAGGTCACAGCGGCCACCACGCTCCATGTGCCGCAAACCCATCCGATTTCCCATCAAATCGCTTCGCTCGCCCATCCCGATCTGGTTCTGCTCCGGCGGGAATGGAACGAACGGGGCAAGAAATTTTTCAGCGAGATTCGCGTCGATGACGTGCGCCGGACGACGCATCTGTTCCAACAGGCGGCGGGGGCCGGCGGCTATCGGATCGCGATTATCGACAGCGTCGAGGATTTGAATGCTTCAGGGGCCAATGCACTTCTGAAACTGATTGAGGAACCACCTCCCAGATCCTTGTTTTTACTGATTAGTCATCGACCCGGTCATGTCCTGCCGACGCTTCGCTCACGCTGCCGCCTCATGTCCTTGAAACCGCTATCCGACGAGGCGCTGGCGGCGATCATCGCGGAACTCGGTCCGCCCTGGACCGATTCGGAATCGGCGCGGCATCAGGCGTCTCTTTTATCCCTGGCGCAGGCGGCGCATGGCTCGCTGCACCCGCTCTTACGCCGCCTCGACCCGAACGGGCGAGGGATCGAGGCAACCGTGAACCGTCTTTTGGGCGATCTCCCGCGTGTTGATTGGCGCGGCGTTCACGTCCTCGCGGACCAGATCGCCACCGATCCCGATAATAACCTCGAGATTTTGCGGACCACGATCTTCGATTGGCTGGACGCGCGCCTACATGCCCAGACCCGCCAGATGGGTTCCGTCATGCCATTGGATCTCCACTCTCTTGCGCCTCTTGCGGAGGTATGGGACAAAGTGACGAGTGATCTGCGTGAGGCCGAGGCCCTCAATCTCGATAAGCGTCAGCTCATTCTTTCTCTTTTCACCGATTTGGCAGCGGCTGTAGAGGCTTCCACGCCTGTCTTACACCTTTAA
- the tmk gene encoding dTMP kinase encodes MSIPSERAASEHIVENPVPTRGFFITLEGGEGTGKSTQARKLVARFEAQGLRAIATREPGGSPNAEILRDILLSGVIKPLGPLAEALMFSAARIDHLDQVIKPALAAGTTVVSDRFADSTRVYQGVAGNLDPHRLTLLEQAVLNGTVPDLTLVLDLAPETGLARAAARRANIDSGDGPDRFESEDLTYHRRLREAFRALPKREPGRCLLIDADASADIVTERLWTAIQQRLLHPNAR; translated from the coding sequence ATGAGTATTCCTTCCGAGCGTGCCGCTTCCGAACACATTGTGGAAAATCCCGTCCCCACACGCGGATTCTTCATCACTCTGGAAGGGGGAGAAGGAACCGGAAAATCGACGCAGGCGCGCAAGCTTGTGGCAAGATTCGAGGCGCAAGGTCTTCGTGCTATCGCCACACGCGAGCCTGGAGGTTCTCCAAATGCCGAAATTCTGCGCGATATTCTCCTTTCTGGGGTCATCAAGCCGCTCGGTCCGCTGGCCGAGGCTCTGATGTTTTCCGCCGCGCGGATCGATCATCTCGATCAAGTCATCAAGCCCGCGCTCGCGGCGGGCACGACAGTCGTCAGCGACCGTTTTGCCGATTCGACGCGGGTCTATCAGGGCGTGGCGGGGAATCTCGATCCGCACCGGCTCACCCTTCTCGAACAAGCGGTCCTGAACGGCACAGTCCCCGATCTGACGCTCGTCCTCGACTTGGCGCCAGAAACCGGCCTGGCGCGCGCCGCCGCACGGCGCGCCAATATTGATTCCGGCGATGGTCCCGATCGTTTCGAAAGCGAGGATCTTACCTATCATCGGCGCTTGCGGGAGGCCTTCCGGGCACTCCCTAAGAGGGAACCAGGCCGCTGCCTGCTAATCGACGCCGATGCCTCGGCGGACATCGTGACCGAACGTCTCTGGACCGCGATTCAGCAAAGGCTGCTCCATCCCAATGCCCGCTGA
- a CDS encoding D-alanyl-D-alanine carboxypeptidase family protein, with amino-acid sequence MVPVSRRILLIPFLLSGFLAGPIAARAQGIDTSAPNVILIEAETGGVLFEKNPDAPVIPASTAKIMTAELVFQNLREGRIHLDDTFLISETAWRQGGAPSRGSSMYAALNSHVRVEDLIRGLVIDSGNDAAIALAEGLAGSEGAFATLMTKRARELGLDHSVFTNAWGRGDPDQLVTARDMARLAAHVITTYPDYYKYFGEKEFTWNKIRQTNRNPLLTMDFGADGLKTGNIDASGYGLVGSAVQNGERLILALYGAKNAKERADEARRLFLWGFRSFTTKTVYKANETIGTARVFGGAKTDVDLVAHRDIKLLIPHLGGEKFTGKIVYTGPLPAPVEEGQQVGQLIIRRGTLDALEIPLYTAEAVPQGPLPRRALDAGYEAGVLLWRKYMTKP; translated from the coding sequence GTGGTCCCCGTCTCGCGCCGCATTCTCCTGATCCCGTTTTTGCTCTCGGGCTTTCTTGCTGGCCCGATCGCGGCCAGGGCGCAAGGCATCGACACCAGCGCCCCCAATGTCATCCTCATCGAGGCTGAAACCGGCGGCGTTCTCTTCGAGAAGAACCCCGACGCGCCGGTGATACCGGCGTCCACGGCCAAGATCATGACCGCCGAACTGGTCTTCCAAAACCTGCGGGAAGGCCGAATTCATCTCGACGACACCTTTCTCATCAGCGAAACCGCCTGGCGCCAGGGTGGCGCGCCCTCGCGCGGATCGAGCATGTATGCCGCCCTCAACAGCCACGTTCGCGTCGAGGATCTCATCCGCGGCCTCGTCATCGACTCGGGCAATGATGCCGCCATAGCGCTGGCAGAGGGGCTGGCCGGTTCTGAGGGGGCCTTCGCGACCTTGATGACGAAACGGGCGCGCGAACTCGGCCTTGATCATTCCGTCTTCACCAATGCCTGGGGCAGGGGCGATCCCGACCAATTGGTGACGGCGCGCGACATGGCGCGCCTCGCCGCTCATGTGATCACCACTTATCCCGATTATTATAAATATTTCGGCGAGAAGGAATTCACCTGGAACAAGATCCGGCAGACCAATCGCAATCCCTTGCTCACGATGGATTTCGGTGCCGATGGCCTGAAAACCGGTAACATCGACGCCAGCGGCTATGGTCTCGTCGGATCCGCCGTGCAGAACGGCGAGCGGCTTATCCTGGCCCTTTACGGCGCAAAAAACGCCAAGGAACGCGCCGATGAGGCAAGACGATTGTTCCTCTGGGGCTTTCGGTCTTTCACGACGAAGACCGTCTACAAGGCCAATGAGACGATTGGAACCGCACGGGTTTTTGGGGGCGCCAAAACCGATGTCGATCTTGTCGCCCATCGTGATATCAAGCTTTTGATCCCGCATCTGGGCGGCGAGAAATTCACCGGCAAGATTGTCTATACAGGTCCCTTGCCGGCCCCGGTCGAAGAGGGGCAGCAAGTCGGGCAATTGATCATCCGGCGCGGCACGCTCGACGCGCTCGAAATACCGCTCTATACCGCCGAAGCGGTTCCACAGGGCCCCTTGCCGCGCCGGGCACTCGATGCCGGATATGAAGCCGGCGTGCTGTTGTGGCGCAAATATATGACCAAGCCATGA
- a CDS encoding septal ring lytic transglycosylase RlpA family protein, translated as MRSKRILFSTSRRTDPFLGDLIPSQSFTRDFADFLRNRRLTLILAASSAALGLAGCAQQPQQRMAAAARSKEYFPSSVYGKASPRVIADGQPVPRGGGTYLVGKPYTVAGHTYYPSEKHTTKVGLASWYGDAFHGRRTANGEIYDRDAVTAASPTLPLPSYARVTNLRNHYSMVVRVNDRGPFASDRIMDVSHTVAQALDFHRTGTAKIKVEYLSPASLNGSDDKILLATLRQDGRPASLGQEAPVMTAQNAEPLRTASTAPLATPISATQPVAPQPQPVQPSIPKPVPAVRLQPMDTPTPAPVASPSSLANSYAPKSPSKADSQALAALAAASLAKPMVKPGKAFGVTVEERPLPPSRPFDLSTIPGAGVPIGASSRSASLR; from the coding sequence ATGCGTTCAAAACGGATCCTTTTCTCCACGTCGCGACGCACCGATCCGTTTTTGGGCGATCTCATTCCCTCCCAGTCTTTCACCCGTGATTTTGCCGATTTCCTGCGCAATCGGCGCCTGACTCTCATCCTCGCGGCGAGCAGTGCCGCCTTGGGCCTTGCCGGCTGTGCCCAGCAGCCGCAGCAGCGCATGGCCGCCGCCGCTCGTTCCAAGGAATATTTTCCGTCTTCCGTTTATGGCAAGGCCAGCCCGCGCGTCATCGCCGATGGGCAGCCGGTCCCGCGTGGCGGCGGTACTTATCTCGTCGGCAAACCCTATACTGTTGCTGGCCACACCTATTATCCGAGTGAGAAACACACCACGAAGGTCGGCCTGGCCTCCTGGTATGGCGATGCCTTTCACGGCCGGCGCACGGCTAATGGCGAAATCTACGATCGCGATGCGGTCACCGCCGCAAGCCCGACCTTGCCCTTGCCGAGCTATGCGCGTGTCACCAACCTGCGTAACCACTATTCCATGGTGGTGCGCGTCAATGATCGTGGCCCCTTTGCCTCAGACCGCATCATGGACGTCTCCCACACCGTCGCCCAGGCGCTTGATTTTCACCGGACGGGCACGGCCAAGATCAAGGTCGAATATCTCTCTCCGGCCAGTCTCAACGGCTCGGACGACAAGATTCTCCTTGCAACCTTGCGCCAGGATGGCCGACCGGCTTCGCTTGGCCAAGAAGCTCCGGTCATGACGGCACAGAACGCCGAGCCTTTGCGCACTGCTTCCACGGCGCCGCTGGCCACGCCAATCTCAGCCACGCAGCCGGTGGCCCCGCAACCGCAGCCGGTCCAACCGTCGATCCCCAAGCCTGTTCCGGCTGTCCGTCTCCAGCCAATGGACACTCCGACGCCGGCGCCTGTTGCCAGCCCGTCCAGTCTAGCCAATTCCTACGCGCCCAAATCCCCGTCGAAAGCGGATTCCCAGGCGCTCGCCGCTTTGGCAGCCGCTTCGCTCGCCAAGCCTATGGTCAAGCCGGGCAAGGCCTTTGGGGTAACAGTGGAAGAAAGACCGCTCCCCCCGTCACGCCCCTTTGATCTCAGCACCATCCCCGGCGCGGGTGTCCCGATTGGCGCTTCGAGTCGCTCCGCTTCCCTCCGTTAG
- a CDS encoding (2Fe-2S) ferredoxin domain-containing protein — protein MALKDIFGQPAEARRLVVCVGPCCNKTGEAEVFLEELRQTMLAEGLDEAMVGTASCMRRACLGKCTGEPLAYIHPEEVWYHQLSPANLLRILREHLLGLRPVAELILPEE, from the coding sequence ATGGCTCTCAAGGATATTTTTGGACAACCAGCAGAGGCCCGCAGGCTCGTGGTTTGCGTGGGTCCGTGTTGCAATAAGACGGGTGAAGCTGAAGTCTTTCTCGAGGAATTGCGCCAGACCATGCTGGCTGAAGGACTTGATGAGGCAATGGTCGGAACCGCCTCCTGCATGCGCCGCGCCTGTCTTGGTAAATGTACGGGCGAACCGTTGGCCTATATTCATCCGGAAGAAGTCTGGTATCACCAGCTCTCCCCCGCCAATCTGCTTCGCATCCTGCGTGAACATCTTTTGGGGTTGCGCCCTGTCGCGGAATTGATTTTGCCGGAAGAATGA
- a CDS encoding ImmA/IrrE family metallo-endopeptidase, with amino-acid sequence MTDGLEFTPDWFSKPGDSLHAQMVRRGLSAQQVAQNLDGGIATLRGLLDGSKAIDAEHARVLSASLGGTVSFWLKRQSNYQDALERALERASADVDESEAWLQLQVPGPRPKGRLSGQRRRDELRRRLTFFNVGTMNAWNARYGRICSETLFRTSSAFESKDTAVLMWLRMGELATDLVTTRPWNVGNLRDRLDAIKALSKVKRPELFLPKLKALCAEAGVAVVAKKAPEGCCASGASRMVGPDKAMILMSFRGLADDKFWFTLLHEIGHLLLHEAKTFVDNDMEGIDQSEREANAFAAQCIVPFDRYEEFENLGDNRNSVIRFSVRSGVAPGLIVGQMQHHKMIRPNALNDLKKFWKWSDLSPVLD; translated from the coding sequence TTGACGGACGGACTTGAGTTCACGCCCGATTGGTTCTCTAAGCCCGGGGATTCGCTACACGCGCAGATGGTACGACGTGGTCTCTCCGCCCAGCAGGTCGCCCAGAATCTCGACGGCGGGATTGCCACCTTGCGGGGGCTACTCGATGGTTCCAAAGCGATCGACGCCGAGCACGCCCGGGTGCTCTCCGCCTCACTCGGGGGAACCGTCTCCTTTTGGTTGAAGCGCCAATCCAACTATCAGGATGCTCTTGAGCGCGCGCTTGAGCGCGCATCTGCGGATGTCGACGAGTCCGAGGCTTGGCTCCAGCTCCAAGTGCCCGGACCGCGCCCAAAAGGACGCCTGTCCGGCCAGCGTCGGCGCGATGAGCTTCGTCGGCGTCTCACGTTTTTCAACGTTGGGACGATGAATGCGTGGAATGCGCGTTACGGGCGGATCTGCTCTGAAACGTTGTTCCGAACTTCTAGCGCGTTTGAGTCCAAGGACACAGCCGTGCTGATGTGGTTGCGAATGGGGGAACTTGCCACGGATCTAGTCACCACGCGGCCGTGGAACGTAGGTAATCTTCGGGATCGCCTCGATGCGATCAAGGCGCTTTCCAAGGTGAAGAGGCCGGAGCTGTTTCTACCGAAACTCAAGGCGCTATGCGCGGAAGCGGGCGTCGCTGTGGTCGCTAAAAAGGCCCCAGAGGGGTGTTGTGCGTCCGGCGCCAGTCGGATGGTCGGGCCGGACAAGGCCATGATCCTCATGAGCTTCCGCGGATTGGCCGACGACAAGTTTTGGTTCACGCTTCTGCACGAGATCGGGCATCTCCTGCTTCACGAGGCGAAGACCTTCGTCGATAACGACATGGAGGGCATCGACCAGAGCGAACGGGAGGCCAACGCATTCGCAGCGCAATGCATCGTACCGTTCGACAGATATGAGGAATTCGAGAACCTTGGCGATAATCGGAATTCCGTTATCAGGTTCAGTGTGCGATCCGGCGTGGCCCCCGGCCTCATCGT